TGAGGATGCCAGAACCAGAGCTTATTGATCATGCAGGATTGGATTCTGCAGTTTACTTGCGGATATACTTGATAGGGTAtgcttgtttttcttgttcttttttgttctttcatcaTGTACTTACTTCGTAGGCTTTGCAGTGATCTTATACTAATTTTACGTTTCACTTGTCTTTCTTATACGATTCCTTGCTTTCCCTTCACATAAACTTGTTCTGCTTTAACTAAGCACTCATGCCCAAATTTCCCCTTGTAAATATAATTTGTTAGCTGATGTTTGTTGCCctattccctttttttcttgtaGGCTTAAAATCTTTGTTCCTATAGTATTCCTTGCATGGGCCGTTTTGGTACCAGTCAACTATACGAATAGCACTTTGGAAATGGAAAAGTCAAATAATGTTACTTCAAGTGACATTGATAAGTTCTCGATATCAAACGTCCCAGATAAATCGCAAAGGTTGGAATTCCCCCTTATCCATCTTAAATTGTCATTTTTAGATGTGTATGATAATTAGAACTGTGCCATTTCTGTAAAACACATGGTCCTTTTGGATATTTGGACAACAGAATAAATTCTATCGTATTAgcatttaattgttttatttttattttttttctgtagtatactcatccttttttttttttttttaaaaatattaaaatataagagaaataaaaatgtgACTGTATTTCACAGATTCTGGAGTCATATAGTGATGGCTTATATCTTTACCATTTGGACATGCTATGTGCTGCTGAAGGAGTATGAGAAAGTTGCCAATATGAGGCTGCATTTTCTTGCAACAGAAAAACGCCGACCAGATCAGTTTACGGTGAGATTGATTGTGTGCTCCGTATACTTCAGATTATTGTACTTGCAAACATTTTCGGACTTAGTAATGTGGTACTactttcatatttcaaacattggAGGTTACGTGGCGGCTTTGATTTCCTTTCTTGGAATAATTGATTGATACAGTGAACTTGGAATATTTGTAGTGATACAAAAAGAGAGGATAAAACAACTCTGTAACCCCGTGCTCGTGTACCAAACTAATTTCTTTGGTTTTTCGCAGGTCCTTGTCCGGAATGTTCCACCAGATGCAGACGAATCTACAAGTGAGCTTGTGGAGCACTTTTTTCTGGTCAATCATCCAGATCACTATCTTACACATCAGGTTTGTTTCTTAAATAAGAGAACATGCTCATGCAATATAAATTTAGCTTAGTGTTAATAATAGACTTCGAAGAGATATTTATTTGAAGAGGGAAATATGTTACATGCAGGTGGTATATGATGCCAACTCACTTGCGACATtgctaaagaagaagaagaagatgtcgAACTGGCTTGTCTACTTTCGAAATAAACTTTCTAGAAGTGAAACTGCAACAAGGCCCTTAACGAAGGTACTTAAAATGCGCTCGTGCTGAAGAACTAAAATGTTTCCAGTGTTTAAAGTTGCTtattaatttctgatttaaccCTTATATGTTACTATCAGACTGGTTGTCTTGGGCTTTGGGGAAAAAAGGTTGACGCAATTGAGTACTATGAAGCTGAGATTGACAAATTGACAAATCAAGTAAGTACAATTCCTTGAGTTCCTAGTTGAATCTCTATTTCCCCAGGATCTTGGTTCATTTGAAtgcatttttcttattttttttctcagatagttgaagaaaaagagagggtCACTCATGATCCAAAGTCTATCATGCCAGCCGCCTTTGTTTCCTTTAAAACTCGATGGGGTGCCGCTGTTTGTGCACAAACTCAGCAATCCAGAAACCCAACTATTTGGTTAACGGAGTGGGCTCCCGAGCCACGTGATGTGTATTGGCCAAACCTGGCAGTTCCATATGTAAAACTCACAGTTAAGAGGCTTATTATGGGCGTTGCGTTCTTTTTTCTCACCTTCTTTTTCATGATTCCCATTGCAATTGTACAATCTTTTGCAAGCCTCGAGGGACTCGAGAAAGCAGCTCCATTCCTAAAGCCCATTGTAGAAGTGTGAGTTGTTTCATCCTCGAACTTTTTAGCCGAGTATCTAGTTTTCGTTGTTCCTGATTACTAATATCATCCTGCTTTATATGCAGGAAATTCATTAAGTCAGTCATTGCAGGTTTTCTACCTGGAATTGCACTGAAgttatttctaatttttctacCAACCATATTGATGATGATGGCAAAATTTGAGGGCTATACATCTCTGTCTTCTCTTGAACGGAGAGCAGCATCCAGATACTATCTCTTCTCGCTGGTGAATGTATTCCTTGGGAGCATTATTACTGGAACTGCGTTTGAACAGCTAGATTCTTTCATTCACCAATCAGCAACTGAGTACTTAATTCTTgctttttttaaatatgttgtTCACCTTTTCTTATTTTGGCTATGTGATAAAGAAAGCTGTTTTAATATATTGCCTCAGAtcatgaaaattaagtttttattttattttcgcaGCATTCCACAAACAATTGGTGTTGCTATCCCAATGAAAGCAACTTTCTTTATCACGTATATAATGGTTGACGGATGGGCCGGTATAGCTGCAGAGATTTTGATGTTGAAACCGCTGATAATATACCACTTGAAGAATTTCTTCCTGGTGAAGACTGACAAGGATAGGGAGGAGGCCATGGATCCAGGGAGTATTGGTTTCAACACTGGAGAGCCTCAAATTCAGTTATATTTCTTGCTCGGCCTTGTGTATGCTACGGTGACACCAACCTTACTTCCGTTCATAATCATTTTCTTTGGCCTGGCTTATGTTGTTTTCCGTCATCAGGTAAAAAGTCGGCATCAAATTATACTTCCGTTCTACTAATTATATCTTTTGTTGTAGGATATTTTTAAcctctgtattttttttatttttatgcttcATATGCAGATCATAAATGTCTATAACCAGGAGTACGAGAGCGCTGCAGCATTCTGGCCTGATGTCCATGGTCGTATTATAACTGCATTGATTATCTCACAACTCCTCTTGTTTGGGCTGTTGAGTACAAAAAAAGCTGCTTCGTCAACGCCGTTTCTCATTGCACTTCCAGTACTGACCTTATGGTTCCGTAGTTATTGCAAAGGTCGTTTCGAACCTGCATTCACGACATACCCATTACAGGTATGTAGGGATTCCACTTGTTGCCTCTTTCTAATCTACTCATCAAAATTATCATCATCGTTTAATTCTTTGTTTTTCGGGGTTTAGGAAGCAATGATGAAAGATACACTGGAACGTGCAAGAGAAccgaacttgaatttaaaagGCTATCTTCAGAGTGCATATATTCATCCGGTTTTCCAGGAGTGTGACGAGGAGGAAGACCATGAATCGTTTGGAAAGGATGAATCTGAGAGCGTGATTGTACCTACAAAACGGCAATCCCGGAGGAACACCCCAGTGCCTAGCAGAATGACGGGTGGATCCTCGCCGTCTTTGCTTGATGTTGAAGAACTTGCACGGCCTTGAATTCCAAGTTGGAAGTGTAGATTTCAGCTGTAAATTTGACTGGTAGAGTGTCTGTATAAGTGGAAGATAATGGCGTTGTAAATCAAATGAGCTGACAACGATGCACGAGGAGGGCGGACAGAGAGAGTTCTGAGTTTTTGTTGCTCGTTGTGCAAAGGAAGAAGACGAACCAGAAGACGGAAGGACAATGTAATTGTGTAGTTTGTGAAATATTGATTTTTGAAATGGTTTGTATATTGACATATCTTAGTTGAAATATCATATAGTGGAAGTAAGCATTTTCTTTATATAACTTGCGATTCACCCCGGCAAATAAAACCCACAACTAAAACACGAATAAAACggaaatatttttgctcaccaccctcaACATTcgttcaaaattttcactcgTTCTTCAGGAAAGAAAAGGAATAGATGACTAAAAATCCCGCTTATAGGTCTCAACAATAGTAGAAGTTCTCATTCATCATTTCTTTCGTTTTACTTTAAAATTACGATTGATCCGTCGGATTGAAACCCTCATTAGATTCAGCAACTAAGGATGAGATTACCGTAAACTTTTATATGGTGATGTTCATCACCCTATTTATCACTGTTTGATGAGTTAAAATGGGTAGTGAGCATTACCATTATTTGAGATAGTGAGTAGAAATGCAACcgtatttttggatttttaattaGTAAAGCTTGGTTGTTGTATTTTTTATGAAAGATTTAACGATTAAAAATGCCAAAGTATAAAGTACACTTAAAATATAAATGCAGTATAAAATGTCCATGTGAGAAAACTTTTAATTAGGGCAATTTCAAGGTACTTAAAAAATATCATTTCTTACGTAATCAATTCTTAAAGTACACTTGTTTTTTTAACTATGCTTACGTAATCAattcttctcttttttatttttttatattaaattggaatatcattttcataaaaaaatattaattcatACAAGTGCAAAATCTCATGATTTCTACGTGCTATACCACTATAAAGTGGCCACGGATCACATTTACGATGGGaagaaatgttaaggaaactctctcaaaagtggaactctttatcacctcatgtttttttacataatattttataatatttaatactaaaattaacattaaattgtGAGGCAACAGAAAATtccacttaaaaaaaaaaaaaaaaaacctcctttAACATTTCTGTAACGGGTGATTTTGACTTCACAAATACAGAATTGGGCCAGATGATATGTACTAAATTAGGCCCAAACCACGCTCACAGAAAAGATGCATGAAATAAGTACGGTGGGTCAAACAACTTTCCAAATCCAAGGGGACAAATCCTGTTTCCTAGTCCTCCTCAAAGAAAACGCTCCCTATATATACCCCTTCCTCAAAATTATCCACCTTCCggaccctctctctctcgctctctcgtTTCTCAGTTTTCGTTTCTCTGATCTCCTCCCTCGCAATCTCCATTCCCTTCGCCCCCGAAATTCCCAGAAATCGTTTTCGGACCCAGAATTCAGAAAATTCGATAGCTTCAAGAAATCGATCAACATGCAAGTGCAACAACGCCTCTGAAAAACCAAATTCCCAGCTGATTGTTTGGCTTTCTGGATTTTTCAGTAATATTTAGGTCAGTCCCATTTGAATTCTTTCGTTTCTACCTGCCCTTTTATTCGAATTCTCGTTCTTTGCTGAAATTTTGGTTCTTTGTTTTATGAATTTTGGCGCTTAAAGCAgggaaaaaaaggggaaatttgGTTTTTAGGGTGGGACTGCATTGTATGATTTTATGGGGATGGGATTGGATTAAGGgtttttgggtttggatttATTAAGGGATTTTATGCATGAAGCCGGATTGTGGGTCGGTTGACTTAAGTCAACTGAGGTGTTTGTTTTGCATTGAGTCAGAACAGTTTTAGAATTTGTCAAAACGGATTGGAATTTAATTCAAATACATTGTTGTATGCTTGGTATTAAATTTCAATCTGTTTGTTTTCATGGAAAATAAATTTTACAGTAATGATCACAGTCAACTGTGGCGTTTGTTCTGCActgactcaaaacagaatgtaGAAATCTCAGAACGGATTGGAATTTGATTCAAATACAATGTTGTATGGATGGTTGGTTGGTATTCAATTCAATATGATTGTTTCGTCGAAGATCAAATCCCGCGAATGATGGCTGTTGTTTGATGTGTGCAATTGGCATTGTTTGTccatataaaaaattcaatctttATGATGCacactttggttttttttattctaaGAGAACACGAATGGATTATTTGAAGCTACTACGTTACTAGTTATCCTAAGATTCTGTCCTGTCCTATTGGAAGTGGGAATGGAAGTTTTGATAGTGGAACAAGGGCGGCTGGAGAGGTACAACAATAAAGGTACTAGGGTACATAAGAGAAGACGTTCCAATTTCCATCATCATGAAAAGGGAGGCGGCAAATcagaagaggatgaaaagctCAAGGAATTGTCATCACTGACAGGAACAGAGTCTAAGAAGAGACAGCTTACTCCAGAGAATGGAAAAAGGATTTCGAAAAAGCGACGCTCCTCAAAAGTGGTAGAGAGTTCTGAAGATGAGTTTGATGGGGAAATTCTGTTTCTTGTTAAGGCACAAGCGCGCAAAAGGGGAAGAGTTGATTGTGAAGTGATAGGAAGAAGTTCCTTAAAGGATGAAGCAGTAAAATATGAATCAAATAATGCAGCTTGCAATACGTCCTCTTCTTCACCACCGACTTCGCTGGGATCATTGCCAATATATATGAAGGTATTATTCATCTCCTCTACAgctgtattttattttttatctaagAAAATAAGGTTTGTCTGACTGAAAGATTTATGTTTCTTCTTAAAGCTGGATAATGAAGAAGTTTATTTGAAGTGTCATCAGTGTATGAAAGAGGAGAAGAAAACCATTTTGTCCTGCTCCAAGTGTAAAATGAACTCCTATTGCATCCGCTGTATCAAGCAATGGTATATAATTTATACAGATGCGgttactttttaaatttgaaaattttagtttGCGTTTATCATGATTTGTTTATGTTGTTCATGCAGGTATCCTCACATGGAAGTAGAGGAAGTCAAAGAACTTTGCCCATTTTGCCGCCATAATTGCAACTGTAATGCATGCCTGCACTCAGCTGGTGTGATTAAGGTTTGTTTTCCTATTATTACTGAGTGTTTTTCTACAAATTGCTCCCTCTGTAGAAAACTATGCTAATATTCGggtttcttctttattttcttggAACTGCAGATACCAGAGAGGGATGTCGATAAACGCAAAAAGGCTCAGCACCTGGAGCATTTAGTTTCCAACTTGCTTCCATTTCTGAAGAAAATTTCTCAAGAACAAGCTCAGGAGATAGAGATTGAAGCTAATCTTCGAGGTAAAATATTTTTGGCATTGGCTTcagtttgttttgaacttttagACACttctaacaaaaactgaccttCAGGACTTTCACCTTCCAAAGTTGAAGTACCACAGGCTCTCTGTTTTAATGATGAGCGTGTCTATTGGTAAGCATCTCTACTGTAGTTGAAGGGAATATTATATGATTTATTTTGTCACTGTCTAAATATTACTTTGTATGCTTGGAACAGCAACCACTGTGCAACTTCAATCATTGATCTACACCGAAGCTGCTCAAAATGTTTGTATGAACTTTGTCTAAGTTGTTGCCGAGAAATTCGCCAAGGAAGCCTTTTAGACCGTGGAGAAGTGAAATTTCAGTATAGGAGTAGGGGTTATGATTATATGCATGGTGGAGAACCAGTACCTGATTGTTGTCCCTTAGAAAATTCAGAGGACCATATTGAGCCTTTGATTGAGTGGAAGGCAAATGGTGATGCTACTGTTAGTTGTGCTCCGAAAGAAATGGGTGGCTGTGGTGAGTGCGTATTGGATCTCAAGCGCATCCTTCCGGGCTGCTGGATCTCAAATTTAGaagtaaaagcaaaatattTATTAGAGATTTTCCAAAAAGAGCGTTCTACTTTCAAGCATGATTGTGAAACAGGAAGGGATATGTTACGAAAAGCAGCTTCTAGAGAAGGTTCTTGTGACAACTTCTTGTTTTACCCTGATTCAAAGGACACTATGAAAGAAGAAGAGCTTTTGCACTTCAGAGAACATTGGATGAATGGTGAACCAGTTATTGTTAAAAATGTGCTCGAACAGGCAAATGGTTTGAGCTGGGAGCCAATGGTAATGTGGCGTGCTTTAAGTGAAAATAGAGATGCAGCTAGTACACAATATTCAGAAGTAAAGACCATCGATTGCCTGGCTGGTTGTGAGGTGTGGTTCTTTTACCACCAGTTATTACTCTAGGCGCTCTTTTAACTTCTAgcaaatcataatttttttgggtGCTAGATCTATAAATTTGTTTCAAATCCACTTGTTTGGTTTGTAATAATGTCATGTGTTGgttcaatatttttttcctatatttTTACAGTCATTCGTTTGGCACATTAGGTTACAGCTTTACTATTACAGCACCAATTTTGTTTTAagagtcctctctctctcccccttctcACACTCTTTCGTCTGAAGTTTTTCATTCctcttcaatttgttttttctgCCCATATTGCGCATCTATTGCTTATTTGTGAACTTCTGCAGGTGgaaatcaacacttgtgagttttTTAAAGGATACACTGAAGGGAGAATGTACAAAAACTGGTGGCCAGAGATGCTTAAGCTTAAGGATTGGCCGCCCTCTGATAAGTTCGAGGATCTTTTACCGCGTCATTGTGATGAATTTATCAGTGCCTTGCCATTTCGAGAGTACACAGATCCTAGAGCTGGTATCCTTAACCTTGCTGTTAAGTTGCCACCAGGTGTCTTGAAACCAGACATGGGTCCAAAAACATATATTGCCTATGGTTTtctggaagagcttggaagagGAGACTCCGTAACTAAGCTCCATTGTGATATGTCTGATGCGGTATGACTTCAAAACTTGGAACCTGATCTATTTTTCACATAGTTCATTGAACAAATATTATGCATCCCAAATTTTTATAGCAGTTGACCTGACAAACTAGGTGTATATTTTTAACTTGTTCTTTCAACTTCTGTAGGTGAATATTTTGACACATACCGCTGAAGTGAATTTAAGTAATGAGCAGCAGACTGCAATTTCTGGGTTGAAAAGGTTGCATAGGGTGCAAGATGAAAGAGAACTTATGGATTGGGAGAATTCTCACAAGGATCATGATGGACAGTCTGGCGGAAAGACGGAGGACAGAAAAATCACAGAAAGCAATCGCCCATCTGAAACTAATGGAGAATTGAAAGTTCGAAAAGATGAACTAGATGAGCTGTCTTGTTCTTCCTCTAATGAAGAAACCGAGGAAACG
This genomic stretch from Pyrus communis chromosome 2, drPyrComm1.1, whole genome shotgun sequence harbors:
- the LOC137725563 gene encoding lysine-specific demethylase JMJ26-like, which translates into the protein MEVLIVEQGRLERYNNKGTRVHKRRRSNFHHHEKGGGKSEEDEKLKELSSLTGTESKKRQLTPENGKRISKKRRSSKVVESSEDEFDGEILFLVKAQARKRGRVDCEVIGRSSLKDEAVKYESNNAACNTSSSSPPTSLGSLPIYMKLDNEEVYLKCHQCMKEEKKTILSCSKCKMNSYCIRCIKQWYPHMEVEEVKELCPFCRHNCNCNACLHSAGVIKIPERDVDKRKKAQHLEHLVSNLLPFLKKISQEQAQEIEIEANLRGLSPSKVEVPQALCFNDERVYCNHCATSIIDLHRSCSKCLYELCLSCCREIRQGSLLDRGEVKFQYRSRGYDYMHGGEPVPDCCPLENSEDHIEPLIEWKANGDATVSCAPKEMGGCGECVLDLKRILPGCWISNLEVKAKYLLEIFQKERSTFKHDCETGRDMLRKAASREGSCDNFLFYPDSKDTMKEEELLHFREHWMNGEPVIVKNVLEQANGLSWEPMVMWRALSENRDAASTQYSEVKTIDCLAGCEVEINTCEFFKGYTEGRMYKNWWPEMLKLKDWPPSDKFEDLLPRHCDEFISALPFREYTDPRAGILNLAVKLPPGVLKPDMGPKTYIAYGFLEELGRGDSVTKLHCDMSDAVNILTHTAEVNLSNEQQTAISGLKRLHRVQDERELMDWENSHKDHDGQSGGKTEDRKITESNRPSETNGELKVRKDELDELSCSSSNEETEETGGALWDIFRREDVPKLEAYLMKHYKEFRHTYCSLVEKVIHPIHDQSFYLTLEHKQRLKEEFGVEPWTFVQRLGEAVFIPAGCPHQVRNLKSCMKVAVDFVSPENVHECLRLTEEFRQLPKNHRAREDKLEIKKMILYAVDQAVKDLESLVSIQELEALVSTRDLKALE
- the LOC137725380 gene encoding calcium permeable stress-gated cation channel 1-like, translating into MATLGDLGVGAGINILSALVFFLVFAFLRLQPFNDRVYFPKWYLKGLRESPTHSGAFVRKFVNLDFRSYLRFLDWMPAALRMPEPELIDHAGLDSAVYLRIYLIGLKIFVPIVFLAWAVLVPVNYTNSTLEMEKSNNVTSSDIDKFSISNVPDKSQRFWSHIVMAYIFTIWTCYVLLKEYEKVANMRLHFLATEKRRPDQFTVLVRNVPPDADESTSELVEHFFLVNHPDHYLTHQVVYDANSLATLLKKKKKMSNWLVYFRNKLSRSETATRPLTKTGCLGLWGKKVDAIEYYEAEIDKLTNQIVEEKERVTHDPKSIMPAAFVSFKTRWGAAVCAQTQQSRNPTIWLTEWAPEPRDVYWPNLAVPYVKLTVKRLIMGVAFFFLTFFFMIPIAIVQSFASLEGLEKAAPFLKPIVEVKFIKSVIAGFLPGIALKLFLIFLPTILMMMAKFEGYTSLSSLERRAASRYYLFSLVNVFLGSIITGTAFEQLDSFIHQSATDIPQTIGVAIPMKATFFITYIMVDGWAGIAAEILMLKPLIIYHLKNFFLVKTDKDREEAMDPGSIGFNTGEPQIQLYFLLGLVYATVTPTLLPFIIIFFGLAYVVFRHQIINVYNQEYESAAAFWPDVHGRIITALIISQLLLFGLLSTKKAASSTPFLIALPVLTLWFRSYCKGRFEPAFTTYPLQEAMMKDTLERAREPNLNLKGYLQSAYIHPVFQECDEEEDHESFGKDESESVIVPTKRQSRRNTPVPSRMTGGSSPSLLDVEELARP